In Mangifera indica cultivar Alphonso chromosome 7, CATAS_Mindica_2.1, whole genome shotgun sequence, the genomic window agGTGCCCACTTCCAGGTCATCAGGTCTTGGATTAGCAACTAGAAATGAGGGTTTACTCTCAGTTCAACAGTGTTAGATAGTGTTATTTACGTAGGTTTTGTAGTGAACCTGTCAAACTTTTTATCTTGCATTAAGCACTTGAACTATTTATTATgcaagtgaatttaaaaaaggaaaaattatttcacACAAACATAATACAGCTTCAAATTTATACATTGAAATTATCATGTAATAGGACTACTGACAGTGAGTTAACCGAACATACCATCATATCCGGCCAAAATACATGGGTTGTCAGAGTCATCAGTAACCTTCAAGATTTCTGCTCGAGCTGCCAATAAACCATAGTGCAAGTAACTGCAtgcaaaaagacaaaataatattaatttaaaaataccaaaatatctCCGAAAACACAGTTCTTTCAATGAACAAAAGacatttttaagtaaatttaaaacttgaaaattatttataacatgAACAGAATGTCCTTCCAGTTATAGATGATTGCCAGGTGATTGAACGTGACATCATCTAATAAATAATGAGACCAACGCATGAAAAGGAGGAGGAAACCTGTGAACATAGAGGAAATATTTTGTTCCCATCAGAGTCATTTCCTTTATATATGAATCCTCCCCATCCGATACCTTTGGAGCCATTGCCACCTCCTTCTCCGAGATGGCATACGCCATCTGTACAGATCCACCTCCAAGGTCAACAACTCCAACAGTATCTGAATATTGCTTCCCCAACCTCCCTAATAGATAGTTTATTGTTACCTGCAAAACAAGGTCCATGTAAGAGACCTTCACCATATCTAATCAAACAAATGAAATCATAAGACCCCAggaaaattatatgataatggGTATGTTTCATCATCAGTTTCCATTATATGCTAAACAACTATTcagtttatcataatttttattcatcaaGGACAAGATTCAGCTACCATTGTTTATGCCTCAATATGTCCTTTGTCAGGCCCAAAATAAGTCAATTATCACTTGATTAGCCTTTCCTTCTCTCAAAAGAAAAGGCATGATAGATGCCTTAATTCAGAGTTTGCCATGTCAATATGATTAGACTATCTCAGAGGCTATCCAAAAATCAATTAAGAAAGCACCAAAAATAAGGCCATGACATCAGAAAAAGTGGACTGCAAAGTTCTTTTCCTTTAGGATAAGCAGAGAAGAATCAGAATCTAAAGTCAATCACTGAAAGATTATGTACAAAGAGACCCTGCTTGTCAATCTATTATGATGACAGGGAGTTACCAAAGAAATATAGCCTTAAAAATAACAGAGTTTTAGCCAAACCAAAAAACCATTATTATTTGTAAGCATAGcacttcaataatttattttgtggcTACCAaccaatatcattttattcctTCCACCAAGTCCTCAGGCAAAAACCAAATTACTAGAAATTTCAACAgtaattaaaatgacaaaatgatCTAGATTAGGAAAACATAGTACACCCCTCAGTCACTCTGCTAAATAGGAGGTATAGGAAATGGTTAAGTGGAATAGCAGAATACCAGTATAGCTCAAATTTTCTGCATGACCATGGGAGGAGTCCATGTCCGAAGGACCAAAAGCACCAGTCAGTCAAACCTTTAtccttttatattcaaaaaatatgcATTCAAGCACaccaataaacaaataaaagaaacaagaaaacaacATACCCACTCATAAGCGCCTTCTTGTGGACCATCCAAAACAGTAACACCATCAGGCTTGAGGGAGCTTTTATATTGAAGAAGATCCCTAACCTTAAATTGGATGTTAAACAGCTGTAAGGAtgatgaaagataaaataaagagttgGACCACAACCAAAGGATGGCATAACAGAGCAAAATTACCGCTTGCAAAATTTTATCAGACGCATCACCTTCTAATTGCCTTAACCCTGCAGTTGCCTAGACAAACATTAAAAACCCATCTGAgtaatttaaccaaaaatttcagaaaatcACACTACAGTATCACACAAGGAAAACCTAATAAATGAAATTACAGAACAAATATATAGCCACTCACTCCAACTCTAACTGGTGTATTTGATCGTAGATCTTGAGGAACAACACTTTGAGCTTTATCAAGAAGTGAAGTTAGGGAGTTTGCAGCAAGCTGTGGATCATTTGCATATGCACTCAACCCTGGTTTGATCTGTAACCCCAACACCAATCAAAGATCAGAACTAAACAAATACTGCAATTTATAGCAGCCAAGGGGGCGAAAAACAACTCAAGTAGTTGATTTACCACTAGCAGCTGCTCAGCTTCAACCATTGAGCATCATCAAAACAATTCAGTAGTACAGGATTAtaccttttttttcccttcctgAACAAAGAATGGCTACACTATAGGGTGCAAAATTTAGGCAAGATTACAGACATTGTGTCTATTTGCTAACATACCACAAGTCACCAAAAGAGCATCCTAGTAACGGTACTTGTCAACGAAGTATGGCCCTTTTATCAAATTACAAGTTCACAAAATTGTCCTCAATGCAAAGTGTAGTGCTAGGTTAACGAGTCCCCAGATCAGTCACAAAGCCTTCTATATTACTAAAACCATATCTAAAGGCATTTCATCTTCCTTGCTACATTTCCAGTAAAATGAGGttgtgaattcaaattcaagcagtagaaaataaacaaatgttCTATATGAAGCAAAGGAGAAGTCAACGAGATTACCTGAACAAAAAGCTCAAGATCTTCACCAATAGGCACGAGATCCAAGTTCTGATCAAAACAATACACGTGGACACGACTCCCCGAACTACCAGCGTCAAAAATAACAGCATAACTGTTCAACATCTTCATATCTGGCGAGAACTTCCGTCCAGTCATCTCGTACTCGACTACAGTCTCGGAAGACGGCGACCGCCCCGGcattataaacaaaacaaacaaaatcaacaTGAGCGGCACGGAAATCACCAGCAAAAAGCTCCTGTTGCGATGGATCTTTTCCGGCAACGAATCCTGCTGACGAATAGCAGGTCGTTTAGACATCTTCTCAGGCAAGAGATGGTCAGCGGAGTGGGAAGGAGAGGTGGCGCCGGTTTCAGACAGCTCGCCGGAGGAAGGTGATCGGTAGCGGATCTGGCCGTTGCCGATGGAGGAAGGAGGAGGATGCTTTAGCGACTGAGATGGCAGGTCCGGTGAGGGATCCAGGGTTGATGAATTTGAGAAATGGTGAGATCGTGAATTATAGAATTCAGATTGGGAAGAAGAAATGTATAACGGTAACGTTAATCATATGTATGTATCATGTAGTCAATGTTAAGTGTGATTGGAGTGGTTGGTTGTTACTCTATACATTGTCACCGGAGAGAGAAGGGAGATGACGTGATGTACAATGCAAAGcgctttcatttttatttttacatttttcctatttttcttgcttttggaAGCAACCGCGTTTTTTCTGTGATGTTGTAACGTACACAGGCAACAGTGGCTCAGACCAGTCGGGGACTGATCTTGGCACAGCCCATTGGCCCATATATCGGGTCGCGTTAAAGTCCACCACTTGATGGAGGCTTGTGTCGggttaacttaaaaaaatctaaatattaaatCTTTAACGAGCTAACCATAGACTTTTCAAGGACCAAcctgaaaaatgatttttttggttattttttaactacataaaattaatttggtcaGTAAAATAACGGATagtctcttaaaaaaaaaaattaaaaattataaaaaatgttattacaaTATCGTGTTGTCTTGAGCCGATCTACGGGTCATACCTCATACTCTACTCGACCCGTGGCTTAGCACAACTAAAGGTTTTCTATGTCAAGCCTAAATGACTTAGgccaaaaaaatcaaacccatGTCAAATTATAGATTGACCGAACCCATTTAACACTTCTGATAAAATATAtcaagttttatttctttttgataatcactaataaattttagtatattcTCTTCGTGCTAAATATATGtaataagatattttaaaataataaaaatatacgtatatattttttatatacaatttaaatacataaataacaagttatcatataattgaataattttaaattaaaaataaaataacattcaatcacataaagATACACTATCTGTATAcgcaaattatgtataaaaaatatatacccatAACATTCCTCtatgtatatatgtaaatatatatgaatcGATTTTTTATTCATCGGCGGTTTTAACACGTTGTCAACCTTGAAAGACAAAATTCGGCCTTAAAGCCTAATGGGTTCAATAATTACCAAAAGAGAGAAGATACACAAAGAAAATGTTTCTGTTTTGACCATTTATTGTTGCCAAAATAACATATCATGATTTGTGAAAGAAACAAAACGCAGAAGCAGCAATGACTCAATAAAGTATAAACCAAGCAAATTGACTTGAAAAAGAGATCAGTTCATCTTCATCATAGACAACTAAAAAATGAGTGCATTATAGAActaaataagatattattattacatgAATATTGAAATTGAGCTTTTATCTAATggtaaataaacaaaaacacatatttCCCACCTTAGTTTTTCTTCTGTTTGTTTGACGGTGGACGTGGTGGAGGGAAGACAAAACGGAACACCCATGCTGCAGCTATTGCTCCAATGAATGGACAAATCCAGTAAACATATAACTGCTCCCATGTGTCGTGCCATTTGTTTATGTATGCCCATCCGAAAGCCTATGCTCACAATACAAAGATATGTTCAGTCCTATAGTTGTTAGAGCAAATGCAAAAACAGCTAAGTAAATACAAATGCACAAATCTGCCTAGGAAGAAAGATATAGAcatctttcaatttctttatgcCCGTTCATAGGAGAAACACTGCATGTTATATGATCCTTGCTTAGCAACGCAATCAGCTCTGGCTTTGCTATGTTTAAAAATCCAGAAGAAACTTATTTTTGTGGCTTTATAAGGGTTAACATATTTCAATGCACATATGGATGCAAACCCAAAGACAAGAAACTGTATAAAGAAGCAAACAAGAAAAAGTCAGCATAACTTTCCATTACCAAATTCCCAGACCTTCATCCTTGGCTTTGTGATGAATAAAGATGTGACATAAGCACATCAACACAGCCAGAGACCTCATAATCCCTTCCATCACAGCCAAAAGActaaaaaagaattgaaaagcAGATTACAGCAAGAATCAGCTACCTAAATTGGCATAACTTAAGAATTAAAAGGGACAAAATCCTACCAGAGTTGAGTAGCTCCTCAACTCAAAATGCAGTTAGGAAGGGAAAGGCCCACAGAATATCAATATTGACCCTAATATCAATATTCATCACCACTGGCAACCATTGTTGCGATAACCACATAATACCAATATTGACCCCCATTAGTCTCCAGTTCATCTTTTTTAGCACCAACTGCTCATTAAATCCCTAGACTAACAATGCGTGAAGCAAGAATAGCTCTCTGCAAAAGATCTTCAACaactttcatatataatttttctttttcatttgaagACAGGGTtgcagttaaaaaaaaaaaaatagtatttatgtAAACgcttaagaaaatatattaggtGCATTTAACAACATTACTTTTTTTGTAGTGATTGAAACATATCTACATGAAATTGAATACAAGGGACTGTTTTCATGGACTTGATTGATAAGGAAGGAACTTAGTGAAAACATGTGGAAGGGTAAGGCTGTGATTTATGAACACAGTGGCTGCGAGAGAATTGCAGAGATCTGAAGTTTTATGCTTGATAAAGAGAGCTAAACTTCGAGCCTATGTTAATTTAACAGCAGAAGAGAATTCAATGGGTTCATCAAAATTGCATTCCTCTTTTTGACTACGGGgaaatttataataatgatGAATTAATGAATTTCAAACAATGAAATAGAGTCACCAgcaaaatggaaaataaataaataatatgcaaTGATTTCTCAAAAATTAGATGCTAAGGGGTTATGCTTCCTTTCTGATCATAGTTACAGCAAAGATGCATGGCTCACTAGGATAAACAGGGCAATATTTCCTTgtaaatcactatttccaataatctttctgaattatgcattttttttgtCCATTCAATAGACAATAAGATATAACACAATCAAAGAAGTTGATACAAAAATAGTAATAAACATACTTTCTCAGTAAAGTTGTGCAGGCCAAATAATGGAATCAATAGTATATTTAAGGGTAGTGCAAAAATCAATATGATGCAACAATTATATCAAAAACCAAGCATTTCCAAATTCCACCCGATCTAGTTGCAGCATCACCTTGTAAGTACAACAAAGCAAGTGTAGacaaatttgataattcagtgaattaatgaaattatatgttGTTCATGAGAGAAACTGCATCTAGATTAGATAAGTTATATCATCATAGCTTCATGATAATATCTTAATTggttaacttttattaaatttagaaataatatgTTCTAATAATTCCATATTACTATGATTCTAAGCAGGACAGAAGTAAAAAGGCAGACAACTCACATTGGCAGGATTCATGGAAGGCCCAGTGTAAGTGGAACCTGAAACAACCAATACTACAGTTGCCACAGCAAGCAACCACGTCTTCACAATACTGTTACGAGGGCCCTTCAGAATAATTAAAAGCACAGCAAAGGTAATTAGAAAAGTCAACACCGCCTCAGCGATGGCTCCAGTATGCAAATCAACTTTCAAAGAAGGGCCTTCAATCATGTGCTTGTACTTTGGTGGGATCACCTCCATGATGGCCATTGCACCACCCACAGCACCGGCTGCCTgtcaaaataaaaacttgatatttaCATCCAAAATTCATGTCCCATAACTTAGgaattatttttagtattttttagtAAACGGCTCCTTGTACACCTTTCAGCAATTTGTTCACAGTTCACACATTCCTTTTTCCGGTAAAAGTACCTTTGAAGTTTCAGCATAAACTGTATCTCTTTGGTAAATAGAATCAGTAGTTCTAATCCCAAATGAAACAACCCtctaatatatatgaaaacagTTCAACAAACTACTGCAAAGTAGATCCAATCAAAGATTCTGTCaacaaaaatttccaaaaaggtacacaaagaagataaaagcataaaaattCTGCGAAACTAAGcaactgaaaatgaaaaaatgaaattgcaaagAGATGACAGCATGCAATTCATAATTCCTTGTaataactttaaatataaaaagtacTATAAACCTGGGCAGGGAAGCGGAGAGCCATTGAGAGCAAAGAATCATCGCCGACACCGGCAGCGTAAAATGCGGCGTTACCAGTGGGATTAAAGCTAGCCCCACCAAGAAAATCACCAATCaaatcaaaaatgaaaacaaaaacaaaaataatgaagGTGGTGATTAACGCGGGGGGCCAAAAGAGGTTTTGCACACCCAGAAGAGCAGCAATCTCTGATGTCAAAAGACCAAATGTGGAGGCACAAAACACCCACATAAAGGTAACCAAGAAATCACCTACAGAGGCCTTAATCGGACCCATAACTTCGGCCTGAGTCTGAGAGTAGTGTACAGTGGGTGTGATTTACTTAAATTATTTGGAGATGAACTGAAGTGAAATAGAAGACCTGGAATTTGAATGGATTTAGTTTTCTGGTGTCTGGTTAGGATTGATTTCGTTTTGTTGTTGATATTGAATACTGATTTGATGTTTATCTCTTTTCAACGATTGGTTAATACTGTGACTCTTGGTTAATTACCAAATTACCTTTTCTAAACCATTTTGTAAtttcagaaaatatttttaataaaaaaatatttataattttgtatataaataataatatattataatataattaaatattattttatttttaatttataattattaatagtataataatatatcaatttttatataagagcatacataaaaataatacacataatattactcaaactttTGCCTTGCAAGGCTTTCTCACTTTATCTTTAACCCAAACTTTTTTATCACATAATAGTTGTCTTCTTTTATATGCCATTATTCtaaataacattattaaattaaaaataaaattatatgcacaaataaattttattaaattattcgTATAAACTGatatgatttggtgatttaaatattcatttttttattttaaaataactcaatCGCATATTGTTACATTAGGTTGTAtggattataattattaatattataagatatacgATATACATATTATGTTACAAtacgatgtaaataaaaaaatatgtatcatgAGGTAcatcgaattaatacgatacaatgaatgtatcatacaatatgatacatattatactataaaatatatattatcgatacggattaatatactttttttaaaaaatgataatatagttGAGATATTtgtgagaaattttaaatttttaaaagtattcgtgatatttttaaaataatggcatatcaattaaattttttattatttttttattttttaaattatataatacaatacgaTACTAGATATATAATacgaaaaattaaatttttaatatacaattagaCTATTatagtatgtataaattaataagatttgtttgtatataaatcaAAGTTGTTGAATGacttttattgttaaataattatattcaatcatataataatatgtcacatacatatatatttatgtataaaaaattatatacatatcatATTACTTTGTTCATGATGACATAAATCACTAActttctttaattgaaaatgaataataaaggGACAAAATAGTCAATTCATTTAAACCTAACGCacatcatattaaaatttaaaaagggggAGAAGAAGTGGATTTGGTATTCTTTTCTCTAAATTATTTCATCTTAATCTCATCAAATTATATCttctcttattttttcaaatcaatctaatttaatctgatgttttttattttataatctatatgGTGAAGtgcaatattataataaagtgaaacattttttatttattgttagattatttaataaaattattttatttgaataaatgtaAATAAAGATCCACTCTTTAATATGAAAAGAGGACAGACTtccattaaatcaatttttcttGTAGTTAATAATTTCATGCGTTTTCACAGTTGACAAGAATAGTATTACATGTATAATTTCATgcgtaattttatatataaataataatatatcattatataattaaatatttttaaattagagataaaataacatataatcatataaagttgtgtatataattttggtgTTTACTCAATTAAGTATGAT contains:
- the LOC123221277 gene encoding apyrase 2-like; this translates as MSKRPAIRQQDSLPEKIHRNRSFLLVISVPLMLILFVLFIMPGRSPSSETVVEYEMTGRKFSPDMKMLNSYAVIFDAGSSGSRVHVYCFDQNLDLVPIGEDLELFVQIKPGLSAYANDPQLAANSLTSLLDKAQSVVPQDLRSNTPVRVGATAGLRQLEGDASDKILQAVRDLLQYKSSLKPDGVTVLDGPQEGAYEWVTINYLLGRLGKQYSDTVGVVDLGGGSVQMAYAISEKEVAMAPKVSDGEDSYIKEMTLMGTKYFLYVHSYLHYGLLAARAEILKVTDDSDNPCILAGYDGSYKYGGKDYKASASPSGSNLEQCRSTAIEALKANDSCTHLKCTFGGVWNGGGGDGQKSLFVASFFFDRAAEAGFIDSKLPVAKVRPADFETAAKRACQTRLEDAKSAFPHVEEANLPYICMDLVYQHTLLVVGFGLDPWLDITLVKQVEYRNARVEAAWPLGSAIEAISS
- the LOC123221966 gene encoding aquaporin SIP1-1, whose translation is MGPIKASVGDFLVTFMWVFCASTFGLLTSEIAALLGVQNLFWPPALITTFIIFVFVFIFDLIGDFLGGASFNPTGNAAFYAAGVGDDSLLSMALRFPAQAAGAVGGAMAIMEVIPPKYKHMIEGPSLKVDLHTGAIAEAVLTFLITFAVLLIILKGPRNSIVKTWLLAVATVVLVVSGSTYTGPSMNPANAFGWAYINKWHDTWEQLYVYWICPFIGAIAAAWVFRFVFPPPRPPSNKQKKN